From the Aspergillus puulaauensis MK2 DNA, chromosome 1, nearly complete sequence genome, the window CGGCACCTGCCTGTAAGTCGTCGCTCGTTGCCAACGCGAGTTGAGAACTCGCGCCCCTCATCGCTCTGAGCCGGAGCTTTCGAGTGTCTTGCGACTAACGATccgtttttcttttttctaaTAGATGAAGAACTGCTCACGCGCCGCCGATTGGGAAAGACCAATCTTGCCGTGAAGCCAACCCAGATTGGCACCTCAAATGCGACTAAGCCGGAAAATCTTGGACCATTTGAGTATGCTCATTTGCGCGCACCTCTCCCTAGGGATTTGAAGGGGTCTGAGATTTTCCCGTCACACTctccccaacaacatccagagACATATTTCCTAATGGTAAGTGGATACGGATCGTGTGACCTGGGTCTGTGCGAAGAAGATACTAACCGGAAATGCTTGTTTGCTTGCAGCGACGGAGCAAAGATGGTTTTGTGAGTGCAACTGGGATGTTTAAAATTGCCTTCCCTTGGGccaagctggaagaggagcgaTCGGAACGCGAATACCTCAAGGCGCGGGAAGAAACTAGTGAAGACGAAATCGCCGGAAATGTTTGGATTTCCCCAGTACTAGGTAAGTCAATCCGGTTAAGTGCTTCCCGTCATCTCTGCTTGTCATTCTAACTGGGTTCCAAATAGCCCTCGAGCTGGCGGCGGAATATCAAATGTACGATTGGGTCCGCGCCCTACTTGATCCCACGGATATTGTCCAGAGCCCATCTAGCGCAAAGAAGCAGATTACACCTCCGCCCAAATTCGATCTGCCACCAATCCAAGCTCCAGAGGCGCTCGTCCCTTCATCTCGTTCGAGAAGTCGTCGATCCGCGTCCCCTAGCAAGAAGGCCGGCACGCCGCGCAAGACCAGGCAGACTAAAGCGCAGAAAGAAGCCGCCACAGCCGCCACTAACGAGGCCAATGCGACGCTTCAGAGTGCTCTGGATGACACAGTTTCAAATGCGGATGGTGAAGTAAATGGAGACGTTTTGCCTAGTGTGGAAGAAATTAGGGAAGAGGTGGAGGTTTCGCCtctgaagggaaagaagacgacggcgaagacgaagagaaaTGCTGCtccagaggacgaggaagataaGGTCAAGATTGATATCAAGTCCGATGCTACTGAAGGAACTGGTGTTCAAACGGCTCAGACCACCATCTCTGTCGAAATGCCTATTTCCCTGCCAGAGGCTCCTTCCGCTGAAGAGACCCAAGAGATGATTGCAAAGGCCAAGGAAATGGTCAAGGACGCCGTTAAGCTCCAAGAGGAACCCGCGCAGTCATCGGCAGCCGCCAAGAAGCGTGGTGCCGACGAGGCAGAGCTtagtgaggaggaagatgaggagacCAAGAAATTACGGACGAAGCGTGCGAAGGTTCTTGAGGAGAAGCTAAAACGCGAGCGAGTCCGTAACCGTGCTTTGGTCGGTGTCTCCGCGGCGTTTGCCTTGGCGTAAGTAATCCGTTTCTCCGTCGTTGAATAACCATCGCTAACATGCCCTTTCCAGTGCGTCAATTCCCTATTTCTTCTAGATTACCCACCTTTACGCTGTTATCTATGACCCTGAGCTGGTCACGCGGCCGCTCAAGGATACACCAGACAGTTTTTATTGAACAACCAAGTCATGAACCCATTCCCCGATTTGATCACTGCTTTCCCCCCTTTACTTCCCCCTCGACTCTCCCGTACCTGAGTTGAAGCTTTCACTGGAGTTGTATAAAGCCCACTCTGGTAACGCACAGTTCCTGGCGAGAATGATGTACTATGTTCGGGGCCTCTTTAACACCTTTATAATTTTCCCGCGTTGGTCGTCAGATTTGCACTTCCCAGAAGAGCAGTGATTGCCAGAATTGGTGGTCCTGGAGATCGAAACATTCCATTCCTTTGCATGTATGATCTCTTGTGCCCTGGATACTTGATACACATTTCTATAATCCTTCCTCTTACCTCTTTCCTATTCCTTTATTTTCCTTTTACTTTCCACCATTTAGCCGAGGAGAGCGTACCTGTCCGGAATGAGACGAAATTTCATCATTAGGGTATTTACGGACAATACAATGAAATGAATAAACCAATATATCCTTGAATAGATGAGCGTAGGTTTAATGTGGTTGGTGGTTGGCTGGGTTCAATACCTATGCAGACCGAAGGTGATGCAAACATGCAAACTCCGTCATCGCTAAGCACTCTGGATCGGCGTCTTTGTTTGAGCTTCAAAGGCTTGTAAATACTTCCACAACCACCTCACTTCTGTGCGATTCTTTCGAAAGGTGTCAGATCCCATCCAACTGTCGCCTATTCATTTGCCAGCAATGCAATGTCTCTCCCGGGTCTAGAGCTCACGCAGCCCTCCGCGGAAAGGGAGTTCGCTCCCGCGCCGCCATCCCAAATCAACCTCACCCCAGGCTCAGAGTGGAGATTTGAGATAGCCTTTGAGACCACAGTCCGAGTAAAGGTGAGCCTTCGTGCCTCACAAGGGGATCTAAAAGCTCCATGCGGACCCTATGCTAAGCTTAATTGACTGGACATTGCTGACCCGAAGGGAGGAATAATTTCTAGCTCCTAACAGGCACCGCAGAGCTCTTCGGCACCGAACTCGCCCCGTCACAAACCTATACGTTCTCCGGCACGAAAGCCGCAGTCTACACATGGCACGGATGTACACTTGAAGTCAGCGCCGGGGATGCAGTcttggggatggatgggatgacCGCTACGACCACGCCCGCCGGTGGGCGAGGCGGATTCGGTGCGGGAGGATGCCAGAGCGAATACACGGCCGAGGAGACGCCAATGGTAGAGTACACGAATGTGCATTTTGCACTGGAGGGACTACGAGCTGAAGCGAAAGCGAGCGGGAAGGACGGACCGCGTGTTTTGATTCTCGGCCCCGAGGATGCGGGGAAGACGAGTCTGTCGAAGATTCTGACGGGGTATGCGGTGAAGGTTGGGCGCGAGCCGATTGTTGTGAATCTGGACCCGACGGAGGGCATGCTGAGTGTTCCGGGGACAatgacggcgacggcgttCCGCGCAATGTTagatgttgaggaaggaTGGGGGAATAGTCCCATGTCTGGACCGAGTGCGGTGCCAGTGAAGTTGCCGCTGGTGTATTTCTATCCGATGTCCAATCCGTTGGAGGCTGAGGGGACGGTGTTTCGCCCTATTGTGTCGAGGTTGGCATTGTCGGTTATGGGAAGGatggcggaggatgaggatgcgaGGGAGACAGGCATCATTGTTGATACGCCAGGGATCCTGAGCCAGAGCCGGGCGGGGGCTTTGGAGATGATTAACCATATTGTAACGGAGTTTTCGAGTATGTTTGTGCCTCTAGTGTTGGTGGTTCGAGGATGGATGCTAATGCGGTTCAGTTACGACAATTTTGGTTATAGGCTCGGAACGACTGTACAGTCTTATGATGAAGAACTACGATAATAAGCCGTCGTCgagtgcagctgctgcagcgtTGGACGAACGTATTTCGGTCGTGAAGCTCTCAAAGTCTGGTGGGTGCGTTGACCGCGACGCTGCATTCATGAAGGCTGTGCGAGAATCTCAAATCCGTACATACTTCTTCGGCAATCCGGTCCCTTCTACAGCCTCAGCGGCATTATCcatttcctcatcgtcgacaaCCAACGTTACATTATCACCGCACGCGCAACAGCTAGACTTCAACTCCCTGTCTCTCTACAACTACACTACCTCGTCTGCCGATGACGACCaaaacgacgacgacgattaTGATCCAGCACAGCTGACAACTGGAGAATCCTTCCTCCCGGGAGACAACGAGGCCGAGAACGCATCTTCAATCCCCGGAACCAACCCCGCAACCAATGAAAGTTCATCCGGTACCGCGGTCGGTAACTCGCTGGTACCGTTGAAAAAGGTCCTACCGCCTGCACCCTCTGCGCTCGCCAATACCCTTCTTGCTATCACACATTGCCCACCAACCAGCAGCCCCGGTGAGATCCGCGATGCGAGTACCATGGGGTTCCTCTATGTTGCAGATGTCGACAGCGAGCGAGGGAAGATCAGGGTTCTCGCTCCAGCGGGGGGACGGCTCCCTTCACGAGCGATCGTCTGGGGAAAAAAATGGCCCGCGGAAGTGGTAGGGCTAGTTGGATAGCCCTTAAGTACGCAGTAGTATTGACCGGGCCAAGCTTGTGCTAAGTGACCACCCACGGGTCCTGGGGATGCATTACGGAGATCCCACTTACCAGGGTGTCAGAGACCGGGGGCTTTGTCACCGAAACTCGTAGTTCAAAGAATCTACGTAACTTCTTACGACGCAGCTAAATCTAAATTAATCCATGCCAATGAAATGCCACATTGATTAGAGCGGAGCCCGCCACTCCACAAGAACCAAATGCGTAGTTACTAGTCACCAATCTGGTGGAAGAAAAAGCGCGCTATGGCGAGCAGATCCATTTTGGGCTCAGGGGTGCAGAACTTTAGAAAGGAACCTGAAGCTAAGATCGCCGCCATAAAACATAAAAACAACAATCTGATCCACCGTCTTCGCCTCCATTCATCCacgttcttcttcccttcccaCCTCAGCCCCGTAGCGTGAGACGGCCAGGCCTCCACTATGCTCTTGCCGGCCTTCCTCTCCTGACATCACTCGTTTCCAGTTCCTACACTTTTCATTCTTTTAATTTATGAAcgacctcttcttcctccccaagCTCCCACCACCGAGAGAGATAGACCCGGAGTAAGGGGAGCGAGAGAGATGTTCTTCTGCTACCGCTCGTACCGGCACTCCCGACGAAAACGCCAGCGCCTCCTAACACTCGCCCTTCCCGTACTCGccttcctcaccctcaccctcccgTTCTACATCATCTACAAGCCCCCTCAATTCGTCGTCTCCTACTTGGCCCACAGATACCCCGACATCCTCTGGCATGTTCCGAACCTCAAGCCGGGCACCCAGCCAATCGTCGCCTTAACAGTCGATGACGCTCCCACCCGATACACCTCACgcatcctcgacctcctccgTGAGAACGACGCGCACGCAACTTTCTTTTTAATCGGCGACCACATCCCAGGCAACGAGGTTTTAATGCGTGATGCCGTGAATGAGGGCAACGAACTCGCGAACCACGCTATGTTCGACGAGCGGTCCAAAGATCGAAGCGACCAGGAACTCGAGGCCCAGATCCAGGCTGTGCAGAGTCGGATCCAACGGATATACGCCATGGCCGGCCGCCAGGCTGAAGCGCACGACGAAGTGAAACTAGACGATATTGAGCAGGACTCGCTTTTCGCGTCTGGTGCGGGTGTTGGACCTGGGTctagctctggctctggacaATCTTCGAAACAATCGCGCGGCATCGAGAATTCAGAAGGACAGGGATTGAGTGAAGTCGGCGAGAGTATTCCGGCGGTCCCCGGCGGTCCCGGACGGTACTTCAGGCCTGGTTCTGGGGTGTTTTCGGATCGGATGAGAGCGCTTGTTCAGCGGTTGGGATTCCGCCTTGTGCTTGGGAGCGTGTACCCGCATGATCCGCAGATCAGTGTTCCGTGGGTGAACGCGGCACACGTACTGAGTATGGTCAGACCCGGAAGTATTATCATTGTGCATGATCGGAGGCCCTGGACGGTGCCGATGCTGTCGATTGTTTTGCCGGAGTTAAAGAAGAGAGGTTATAGAGTTGGTACGGTATCGGATTTGCTTAAAGAGGGTGTGGCTTCTTAGACCTtttattctccttcttttcttctcttcctcactttttcatttcttttcgattctttttttgttcATGGTTGATATCCGGTGTTATTAGATATTGTACAGGTCTACCTATGTATATAAGAGAACGATGGGACAAGTGTACGATATTGATACAGGTGGGAAATGGTTGATGCAAAGAAAATGCAAATAGACTAATGTGAAAGAAAATACATATGATATAACTCCTGATGAACATGGCCATGACacgaaagaaaaagaaaacgaagATAGAggtaaaagaaaaagaacattAACATCACTCGTAGCGTTTCCAGTCCTCCAGGTTCTTACGTAGATCCCCGGAACAGTCATACCCTCTGCGTTGATCCTCCAACAGTTCATCCTGGCGGTCCCTGAATCGTTTCTCAGCTTCGTATCgcgtcatcgccatccacTTGATAAACGGCAAGTCATCCCGCCGTACAGCATCGTTGAACTTGGCCCGAATCCGAGGCGAATACAACTGGCAGCTAGCCTCCCGAGTCCCCGTCCCCGTATCCCCAGGGAGAAGACGCATGACGGACGAAAAGTCCCGAGCAATGGGGTGCCGCGCCTTTGCGAGCGGCCACACGATATCATCGTAGCAGTCTTCGCAGACCGTGAATTCTGGAAGCTGCGGCATGTAGTGCCACGTGTTGAAGATCAGGCGGCTGCGACGGCAGTCTCGGAGGACGACCTTGCGTCGTGCATATGCCAAGAATTCTTTAAGATCAGGCTTCGAGTCCTCCTTTTCTGCCCGGTTTGCTGAGAGGTCGAGCGCGTCGATGTATCTGATGAATCGTGGGCTGTCGGCGACGAAGTCACAGACGCGTTCCTGGGGATTGCTGCTACGTTCAAAGGTCTCGCGGTGCTCAGGCCATAGAAGTCTGATGTTGCGAATGCAGGATGAGCAGACGTTGAATTGTGGGAGGTACGATCCTGTATTGGGATCGACGATACGGTACCAAGACTGGTCGCTGATAATCCGTCCGGTGCAGGATTTGGTACCCAGCGAGGGCCTTGTGACTTCGGAAAGGAGATCGAGACGctcgagcttcttcttcagggtTTGCATCCACGCTAGACGGGTCCATGGCTCACTCATGGCGCAGCGGACTGGTTCGGTACGGGATTTGTTGACCGGGCTTAGGATAAGGCGATCGCGGAACTTTGACTTGCGCATCTGTTTGACGCAGGAAGGACAGATATCGAGGTGGTCTAGCCCTTCGATGGTGTGCCAATCCTGGTATCCTGCGACTGGTATCGATCTTGGACAGGGGGCGAGTGTAAGACCCGTGTTTGGTGATGATGACCGGCTCGAGTTCGGTGAGCCATCTTTATCGGTTTGCAGCCGCGTCAGAGCAGTTTCGTGGTCAACCTTCACTAGAGCCTGGGAAGGGAACTCCACTGGAGTCTCGGCGAAAGCCACAGTCCGCCTTCGAGTGATTTTGGTAGATGCTGCCTGGCTTCGATCCAGAGATTGAGACCTCAGCGCCGACTTTAGAGGTGCTGTCTTAGGCTGCGGCTTGGACTCTGCTGTAGAGTTGTCAAGCATCGGAAACTGGGCGAGACcgctggaagaagaatcaGAAGGTGGTTCTGAAGGCCAGGCCCCCGGGGGTTGAACTGGAGGAGCTCGACTCTCTGGGATTTGTGACGCCAGAGAGCCTGATGATTGTGACTGGACCGCAGCTGTCTGTGAGAAGTCTCCCGACCCACGTTGTTCTCGACGGAGCTTTAGCTTTTCTTCCAACCTTTCAGCAACACTCAACcctggggagggaggagagttTATCTCGACGGGGAGGGTTGAACTACGGTTCAATAGCCGTGGTACATTTTCGGGACGGACGGTGGCCGAGTTGGAAGCATACCCAGATGTAGTGGGCCGCGGGTCTGCTGTCGATTGTTTGGGAGGTAGCGCCTGTTGCACGCTTCCTGGACCCGTTGCGGTGGTTGTAGATGGCATACGTGGTCCTTCTGCTGGGGGGTTTGGCAGGGGATGTAAAGGGACGGTCCGTAATGGGAGGGGTTGTAAGGGAATAGCTTGCGGTTTTGGTGCCGTATCGGGCGAAGAGCTCGGCGGAGGaattgaagatggaaaagaCTTGTACTGTACGTTCTCCGAAGGGACAGGAAGAGGACGTTGAATTGCCTTTGATCCTTCAGGCAGTGGCCTTGGTGGAAGCTTTTCAACTCGAACGCCACTCTCCCGAACAATTGTCTCTGGCTGATAGGAAGCCAAGGATTGGCGGGGTTTGTGCTGTACATCATCTGGCGGAGTGGGGAGGGGACGTGGTACCGTAGGCTGGCTTTGGCGTGTCGCATCAGATAGCTGTTTTGGGGGGTGTGGAGGCCCCCGCGCAGTAGTATCCCGGACTAGTTCTGCATGATGATGAGTGACAGGCAATGGACCGTTCTGGCTTCCCTGAGGCGCTGGGTAAGGTCGCGATGGGAAGATCTGGGGCTGCTGTGCTACACCTGACTCTGGCCTCTGTGGAGACAAGCTAGCTGGCACACTAGAATCCCTCG encodes:
- a CDS encoding KilA-N domain-containing protein (COG:S;~EggNog:ENOG410PJ33;~InterPro:IPR003163,IPR036887,IPR018004,IPR037548;~TransMembrane:1 (i405-422o);~go_component: GO:1990862 - nuclear membrane complex Bqt3-Bqt4 [Evidence IEA];~go_function: GO:0003677 - DNA binding [Evidence IEA];~go_process: GO:0070197 - meiotic attachment of telomere to nuclear envelope [Evidence IEA]), which produces MVRSLPKKNNPLVIPDAAPAYEELLTRRRLGKTNLAVKPTQIGTSNATKPENLGPFEYAHLRAPLPRDLKGSEIFPSHSPQQHPETYFLMRRSKDGFVSATGMFKIAFPWAKLEEERSEREYLKAREETSEDEIAGNVWISPVLALELAAEYQMYDWVRALLDPTDIVQSPSSAKKQITPPPKFDLPPIQAPEALVPSSRSRSRRSASPSKKAGTPRKTRQTKAQKEAATAATNEANATLQSALDDTVSNADGEVNGDVLPSVEEIREEVEVSPLKGKKTTAKTKRNAAPEDEEDKVKIDIKSDATEGTGVQTAQTTISVEMPISLPEAPSAEETQEMIAKAKEMVKDAVKLQEEPAQSSAAAKKRGADEAELSEEEDEETKKLRTKRAKVLEEKLKRERVRNRALVGVSAAFALAASIPYFF
- the CLP1 gene encoding cleavage polyadenylation factor subunit CLP1 (COG:A;~EggNog:ENOG410PK9E;~InterPro:IPR010655,IPR027417,IPR038238,IPR038239, IPR032319,IPR028606,IPR032324;~PFAM:PF06807,PF16575,PF16573;~go_component: GO:0005849 - mRNA cleavage factor complex [Evidence IEA];~go_process: GO:0031124 - mRNA 3'-end processing [Evidence IEA]), whose amino-acid sequence is MSLPGLELTQPSAEREFAPAPPSQINLTPGSEWRFEIAFETTVRVKLLTGTAELFGTELAPSQTYTFSGTKAAVYTWHGCTLEVSAGDAVLGMDGMTATTTPAGGRGGFGAGGCQSEYTAEETPMVEYTNVHFALEGLRAEAKASGKDGPRVLILGPEDAGKTSLSKILTGYAVKVGREPIVVNLDPTEGMLSVPGTMTATAFRAMLDVEEGWGNSPMSGPSAVPVKLPLVYFYPMSNPLEAEGTVFRPIVSRLALSVMGRMAEDEDARETGIIVDTPGILSQSRAGALEMINHIVTEFSITTILVIGSERLYSLMMKNYDNKPSSSAAAAALDERISVVKLSKSGGCVDRDAAFMKAVRESQIRTYFFGNPVPSTASAALSISSSSTTNVTLSPHAQQLDFNSLSLYNYTTSSADDDQNDDDDYDPAQLTTGESFLPGDNEAENASSIPGTNPATNESSSGTAVGNSLVPLKKVLPPAPSALANTLLAITHCPPTSSPGEIRDASTMGFLYVADVDSERGKIRVLAPAGGRLPSRAIVWGKKWPAEVVGLVG
- a CDS encoding chitin deacetylase CDA4 (CAZy:CE4;~COG:G;~EggNog:ENOG410PIQC;~InterPro:IPR002509,IPR011330;~PFAM:PF01522;~go_function: GO:0003824 - catalytic activity [Evidence IEA];~go_function: GO:0016810 - hydrolase activity, acting on carbon-nitrogen (but not peptide) bonds [Evidence IEA];~go_process: GO:0005975 - carbohydrate metabolic process [Evidence IEA]), whose protein sequence is MFFCYRSYRHSRRKRQRLLTLALPVLAFLTLTLPFYIIYKPPQFVVSYLAHRYPDILWHVPNLKPGTQPIVALTVDDAPTRYTSRILDLLRENDAHATFFLIGDHIPGNEVLMRDAVNEGNELANHAMFDERSKDRSDQELEAQIQAVQSRIQRIYAMAGRQAEAHDEVKLDDIEQDSLFASGAGVGPGSSSGSGQSSKQSRGIENSEGQGLSEVGESIPAVPGGPGRYFRPGSGVFSDRMRALVQRLGFRLVLGSVYPHDPQISVPWVNAAHVLSMVRPGSIIIVHDRRPWTVPMLSIVLPELKKRGYRVGTVSDLLKEGVAS
- a CDS encoding uncharacterized protein (COG:S;~EggNog:ENOG410PKK7), which produces MYLASSLGMPLRWRKRPQRPPIPFVEDEIDSLSREVNGSSHVGELPGYEGAKARGTVNQSPLILDAEILNASNISSSTEKKPVPEYGTSGFNVNQPSSKMDTKQGPRQNPSRHPAGETRVQRPGKSHSRSSSKSQDVPPVSRPSRPAYAQPPGPQRSFPGTNQEPIPRRPGSTARAPSPREDVLPPKLPPKPMGYVAQKNHTAPFSTSTPSLHREHEQTKVAYPTGYSQPETIRSAGMRMNSPAKSVLDVTEKGSSAPSRTPSLRRGREQRKSRSPTRYTQSEPTRHSEVRTSSPSQQIPDVAQKPPSVPSRTPPMRRDKGEYKPTPIAISTRTEPTRDSSVPASLSPQRPESGVAQQPQIFPSRPYPAPQGSQNGPLPVTHHHAELVRDTTARGPPHPPKQLSDATRQSQPTVPRPLPTPPDDVQHKPRQSLASYQPETIVRESGVRVEKLPPRPLPEGSKAIQRPLPVPSENVQYKSFPSSIPPPSSSPDTAPKPQAIPLQPLPLRTVPLHPLPNPPAEGPRMPSTTTATGPGSVQQALPPKQSTADPRPTTSGYASNSATVRPENVPRLLNRSSTLPVEINSPPSPGLSVAERLEEKLKLRREQRGSGDFSQTAAVQSQSSGSLASQIPESRAPPVQPPGAWPSEPPSDSSSSGLAQFPMLDNSTAESKPQPKTAPLKSALRSQSLDRSQAASTKITRRRTVAFAETPVEFPSQALVKVDHETALTRLQTDKDGSPNSSRSSSPNTGLTLAPCPRSIPVAGYQDWHTIEGLDHLDICPSCVKQMRKSKFRDRLILSPVNKSRTEPVRCAMSEPWTRLAWMQTLKKKLERLDLLSEVTRPSLGTKSCTGRIISDQSWYRIVDPNTGSYLPQFNVCSSCIRNIRLLWPEHRETFERSSNPQERVCDFVADSPRFIRYIDALDLSANRAEKEDSKPDLKEFLAYARRKVVLRDCRRSRLIFNTWHYMPQLPEFTVCEDCYDDIVWPLAKARHPIARDFSSVMRLLPGDTGTGTREASCQLYSPRIRAKFNDAVRRDDLPFIKWMAMTRYEAEKRFRDRQDELLEDQRRGYDCSGDLRKNLEDWKRYE